A genomic stretch from Falco cherrug isolate bFalChe1 chromosome 3, bFalChe1.pri, whole genome shotgun sequence includes:
- the MRPS16 gene encoding 28S ribosomal protein S16, mitochondrial: protein MVQLGGRLLKGYRGGHVVIRFALGGCTNRPFFRIVAAHSRRARDGKYLEQLGCLDPLPNAYGEKVAGLNLERLRHWLGCGAQLSRPAEKLLGLAGFLPLHPMTVTGAERLRRRRRAQEATAPPADGSPGPSEAA, encoded by the exons ATGGTGCAGCTCG GTGGCCGCCTCCTGAAGGGCTACCGCGGCGGGCACGTCGTGATCCGCTTCGCCCTCGGCGGCTGCACCAACCGGCCCTTCTTCCGCATCGTGGCGGCGCACAGCCGGCGCGCCCGCGACGGGAAGTAcctggagcagctgggctgcctCGACCCGCTGCCTAACGCCTACGGCGAGAAGGTGGCGGGGCTCAACCTGGAGCGGCTGCGGCACTGGCTGGGCTGCGGCGCGCAGCTCTCCCGGCCCGCTGAGAAGCTCTTGG GTCTGGCGGGGTTTCTGCCGCTTCATCCTATGACGGTGACCGGCGCTGAGaggctgcggcggcggcggcgagcgcAGGAGGCCACCGCGCCCCCAGCAGACGGCTCGCCAGGACCCAGCGAGGCGGCCTGA